ATGAATTTGCGGCATTGCTTGCAGGAATAATACTTACTTTACTTGGTCTTTTAAAGTTTTTTGAACTAATACATTTTTCATACACATTAATAATATTATTAGCAATATGGAGTTACATAGCAATTTATTTATATAAGGCATACAGAACATCACTTGAAAAATCATTAGAAACCTCAAAAACAAAAGATGTTACACATAATAAAGAGCTGGGTATTAGCGATATTTTAAAAAATAAATTAGAAACACCTGAAATAAATATATTACCACAAGTATTAAAAATAACTGAAATTATAAATCCTTATTTGCACGAACAATATATACTTAAATTTATTTCAAGTAAATCGGAAGAAGTACGCAAATTTGCCATTTCTCATGCCTGTAAACAAAATTTTATTTCAGCAAGTAAAATATTAAGCGAACAAATTATAACTGATAAAAAATTAACTGAAATTATAAATCCTTTTATTGATAATTTTAACTCAAAAATAAATATTCAATATTCATACGAAGATATTTCGTTACTTGTAAAATCAAAAGAAATTAATAACAGAATATTGGCAGCACAAATAATCGAAAACAATAAAGACAAAAAACTTGTTTCATTCCTTGTAATATTGCTCCGCGATATTGAACCTTTGGTAAAAATTGCAGCATTAAAAGCATCAGGAAAAATACAAAATAAAGAAACATTACCATTATTAGCTGATTATTTATCTTATCCAAAATATTGTAATTATGCTACTTCTGCATTAATATCTGCTGGAGAAAAATCATTAGATACATTAGAACAAACATTTAACAAATCGGATATTAAGGAAAATGTACTCTATTACATTGTAAAAACATATGGACTTATTGGTGGGAATAAAGCAATTAAATTACTTATTAATAAATTAGATTATCATAACAGGGAAATAGTTAATCAGGCAATATTATCGCTACAATTATGTAATTATACTGCTACAAGTGAAAATATTCATAAATTAATTCATGGTATAGAACAAACCATTGAAGTAATAGCATGGAATATCACTGCATTGGCAAGTATTAAAACAGATGAAGTTGGCGAACAACTTGAAGAAGCTTTTAATGAAGAACTTGAACAAAATTATAATATTCTCTTTCATCTTCTATCAATAGCTTATGATCCCCAGTCAATACTTCATGTACGTGAAAACCTTGAAAATGAAACATCAGAAGGAATTGGATATGCAATAGAATTATTAGACCTTTTTGTTGCTGAAGAGCTAAAACCTATTCTTTTTCCAATAATAGATGATATTTCTAATATTGAAAAATCTAAACAACTTCAAAATCATTTTCCTGTTGAAATTATGAATTCAAGAGAACTAATAAATGCCATTATTAATCGTAATCCAATATATATAAACCGATGGACAAAAGCATGTGCATTAATTTCATTAGAAAAACTTAACAACACCGAAATAAGTAATGATATTATTGCCCAGCTCTTTAACCCCGATAAGCTATTGCGAGAAATATCAGGAAAATTTATTTATGATAAAGATATTAATCTATACAATAATTGCGTTAAAAGAATAGATAATAAATTAGAGGAAGATATAAATAAATCAATTAATCTCTTGAAAATTAAAAATAGCCATCTGCTTATTGAAAAAATAAAGTATTTAAATAATATTGAAGAATTTAATAAACTACAAGGAAGTATATTAGCTGAAATTGCAGACAATATTGATGATATAAATATGGATAATGATGAAACAATTAAAATTACAGATCAAAGTAAACCAAATATTTATTTTATTGTAAAAGGCAACTTAATTTTAAAGAAAAACGAAAATGATATTAAAATATTTAAAGAAAAAGAATTTTTCAGCGAATTTTACTTTAAAGATTTATCAATAGATAATCCCATGATACTTCAATCTAAAGGACAAACAAATTTATATAAAATAAATAATGATAAATTAAAAGAATTATTATTTAATAACAACGAAATTGTAAAAACAATTATAAATACATTTTCTGATAATTATGTAATATAATAATTTAAACATTTTATTCAAAAATAACAAAACGAATTTATTTATAATATTTTCATAAATTTTTGTATATTATAAAAAATTTTATTTTAATATAAAATATAGCTTATATAATCAAATAATATAATATCATTAAGTTACAATCATATTAAATAATGAAGCAAACTACAACAATTTTCAAGGAACTTATACTTAATATAATAATACCCACTGTATTAGCTTTACTTTTATTAGGAGTATTAAATTTTCAACATACAAAAAATATACTTATAAAATCAAGTTCTGAAAAAAATCATATTATTTCTGATGAAATAACACACGTGCTTGAATTTCAGGATGTAGCACTTGGTGTTTTAGAATCTTCCTTAGACAAAAAAATGGAAATGTATAGTAATAAATTAATAAATAATTATTTTAAAAATACTGATAATATAGATAAAGCTGACCTTTATAAAATTCGTGATGAATTGGGAATGAACCCGAATTTTGAAGACATTTACGTAATTAATAGTAAAGGGATTGTTGTAAATACTACATTTAAAGAAGATTTGAATCTTAATTTTTTTGATTTTGGCGAAGAACATAAAAATCATCTGTTAAATGTATTAAATGATAATAAATTTGTTAGTGAAAGATTTGTTATAGAAAACCAGACAAGAAGACTAAAAAAATATACATACCAACCAACAAATGATAATAAATATATAATTGAACTTGGCGTTTATTCACTTAAAGCTGACGAAATTATTGATTTTATCAGAAATACAACACATGATATTGCCAAAAAACAAGAAAGTATCGAATCTGTTGATTTGTTTATCTGGGCTGACAAACCAATTTCATTAGATATAAACACAAGCTTGAAAGAAAGTCATAATTCACTACTTGTACAAGTCTTTAATAACAAAGATACAAGCGTAAGAAGCGAAAAAGAAAATGGAAAAAGACTTCAATACGAATATATATATATGGACAGAAAAAATACCGATCTTTATAAAGGTTCGGTTATAAGAATTATATCTGATAAAACCGGAGAACAAAAAGTTTTAAGAACCGAATTATTAAAATTCTTTATAATTTTCATTTTAACTCTTTCAGCAGTTATATTCCTTATATCAAGAAAAACAAAAGTAATTACCGACCCTATAAAGAGACTGGTTGCAAATGTAAATCGTATTACAAACGGGCATATGAATGAAAGAGCTGATGTTATAGGTAATAACGAAATTGCTACACTATCGGTAAAATTCAATAATATGATAACTGAACTTGAATCATATTACAACGAACTTGAACAAAAAGTGAGAGAAAGAACGGCTGAGGTTGTACGACAAAAAGATGAAATCGTAAAACAAAGAGATGAAATTGCCGAACATCAAAAACATATTACCGATAGTATAAAATATGCAAAAAGAATTCAAACAGCAATACTTCCGCCTGATGATTATATTAATAAAAATTTACCAAATTCATTTATTTTATATCTTCCAAAAGATATAGTAAGCGGTGATTTTTACTGGATGGAAAAAAGAGAAAGTAATGTAATGATTGCTGCTGTTGATTGTACAGGACACGGAGTGCCGGGAGCTTTTATGTCAATTGTTGGAAATAACCAGTTAAATTATGCTGTTAATGTTAAAAAAGCACGAAAACCCTCTGATATTCTTAATGAATTGAATAAAGGAGTAACATATTCACTTAGACAAAAAAAAGGGGTTTCAAATGTAAAAGACGGAATGGATATAGCACTTTGTACAATAGATTATGAAAATAAAAAATTACAATACGCAGGTGCATATAATCCATTATATTTTATTCGTAATAACGAATTTGTAAAAATCAAAGGCGACAAATTTCCTATTGGTGCATTTATCGATGAAAATATACAAGAATATACAAATCATGATATAGATATTCAGGAGGGGGATATTATTTACATTTTTTCTGATGGATATGCTGACCAGTTTGGAGGACCAGATAGTAGAAAGTTTATGTATAAACCTTTTAGAGAACTTCTTATAAAAATACATAATAAACCAATGGATGAACAAAAAGAAATACTTGAAAAAGTACTAAGTGACTGGAAAGGAAACGAAACACAAGTTGACGATATACTGGTTATTGGAATTAAAATATAATCTATTTCTTTTAAAATTTCCCTTATTACAATAAAATATAATAAACAGCTTGAATTAAAATGTTTTTTTTTATTACATTTATGCTTTAACTTTTTTTACAATGAAATTTGATTACGATCTGTTTATTTCTTTTTCTGATGATGATAACCAATCCGTTAATGATGAAAACGGGTGGATTTCTGATTTTAAAACTTATTTGGGGTTTTTATTAAAATATCTATTAAAAAGAACTCCTATCATAATAGATAGTAGCATTTTTAAGGATAATTCCGATATAAATAAAAACGAAATTTATTCAAAAACTGCTAATTTTATTATAATACTTTCAGATAATTATATAAAATCATCAGCTTGTAAAAATGAATTAAACTCAATATATGAATATATAAAAAATAAATATGAGCATGAATATAACTATCCGGTTTTTAAAGTTCTGAAATCCCCTATCACAATTGATGATAAATCAGGGTTTATCCACAAACTGACTAATCATAACTTTTACGAAATATTTTTTACTGCGAACGAAACAAATAAATATATAACCCTTGAAGGTAAGGCAGAAGAAAAACAATACTGGATAAAATTAGTTGACCTTTCATATGATATTAATAAATCTTATGAAAATATTTTGCACCAACAAACTATTAAAATTACTGATGATACAAAAAGAACGGTTTTCCTTGCTGAAACTGGTATAGATCAAGATAATAACAGGGAAATTATAAAAAGAGAATTGCAACAACATGGATATACAGTTCTGCCAAATCATCAATTATCTACTTCAGATACTGACCTTAAATCTGATATTCAAAAAGACCTACAAAAATCTTCTTTATCTATTCATATTTTCGGAGATGATCCGGGACACATAGTAAAAGAAAATAATATATCAATTGTAGAGTTTCAAAACAATATTGCTGCAAATTATTTCAACAATCTTAACAAAGATAAAGATAACAACCTTTTTTCAAGAATAATCTGGATTGCTCCTGATTTGAAAATCACAGATGAAAAACAAAAAATAAATATTGAAAAACTAAAACATAATGCCGAAGCATTAACTGGTGCTGAATTAGTAC
The sequence above is a segment of the Bacteroidales bacterium genome. Coding sequences within it:
- a CDS encoding SpoIIE family protein phosphatase: MKQTTTIFKELILNIIIPTVLALLLLGVLNFQHTKNILIKSSSEKNHIISDEITHVLEFQDVALGVLESSLDKKMEMYSNKLINNYFKNTDNIDKADLYKIRDELGMNPNFEDIYVINSKGIVVNTTFKEDLNLNFFDFGEEHKNHLLNVLNDNKFVSERFVIENQTRRLKKYTYQPTNDNKYIIELGVYSLKADEIIDFIRNTTHDIAKKQESIESVDLFIWADKPISLDINTSLKESHNSLLVQVFNNKDTSVRSEKENGKRLQYEYIYMDRKNTDLYKGSVIRIISDKTGEQKVLRTELLKFFIIFILTLSAVIFLISRKTKVITDPIKRLVANVNRITNGHMNERADVIGNNEIATLSVKFNNMITELESYYNELEQKVRERTAEVVRQKDEIVKQRDEIAEHQKHITDSIKYAKRIQTAILPPDDYINKNLPNSFILYLPKDIVSGDFYWMEKRESNVMIAAVDCTGHGVPGAFMSIVGNNQLNYAVNVKKARKPSDILNELNKGVTYSLRQKKGVSNVKDGMDIALCTIDYENKKLQYAGAYNPLYFIRNNEFVKIKGDKFPIGAFIDENIQEYTNHDIDIQEGDIIYIFSDGYADQFGGPDSRKFMYKPFRELLIKIHNKPMDEQKEILEKVLSDWKGNETQVDDILVIGIKI